One genomic segment of Chryseobacterium phocaeense includes these proteins:
- the rnhA gene encoding ribonuclease HI, with protein MRIEIYTDGACSGNPGKGGYGILMRVPEKNYQKTFSKGFRKTTNNRMELLAVITAMEKLKSSENDIHIYTDSKYVADAVNQNWISGWIKRGWKNVKNPDLWKRFIEMYNKHKPKMHWIKGHAGHFENELCDKLAVAAAAASDLEIDTYFEGIDDHSLF; from the coding sequence TTGAGAATAGAAATATATACCGACGGAGCTTGCAGCGGAAATCCCGGAAAAGGAGGATATGGAATTCTCATGCGCGTTCCCGAAAAGAATTACCAGAAGACTTTCTCCAAAGGTTTCAGGAAAACCACCAACAACAGAATGGAGCTCCTTGCCGTAATTACGGCCATGGAAAAACTAAAATCTTCGGAGAACGATATTCATATCTACACAGACAGCAAATATGTGGCAGATGCCGTGAACCAGAACTGGATTTCAGGATGGATCAAAAGAGGCTGGAAAAACGTAAAAAATCCCGATCTCTGGAAAAGATTTATCGAAATGTACAACAAACACAAGCCTAAAATGCATTGGATAAAAGGCCATGCGGGGCACTTTGAAAATGAACTCTGCGACAAGCTTGCAGTAGCTGCTGCTGCTGCTTCGGACCTGGAAATTGACACTTATTTTGAAGGTATAGATGACCATTCTCTTTTTTAA